One part of the Drosophila teissieri strain GT53w chromosome 3R, Prin_Dtei_1.1, whole genome shotgun sequence genome encodes these proteins:
- the LOC122619690 gene encoding uncharacterized protein LOC122619690: MQLIYGGQPFIFEKTLKLSSGEEKRFWRCNQWWNQKCRSRVFTINDVVCPLNRFHTHEEIVRRKKRVRRVPPVETIAKVVATTPRQPQPQQPTQQQQEIQMTSDAIAGAILDDESPATIDVSELGMHLKYEEIVADVTGIVGATRVVSRRK, encoded by the coding sequence ATGCAACTGATTTACGGTGGACAGCCATTCATCTTCGAGAAGACCTTGAAACTGTCTTCGGGAGAGGAGAAGCGCTTCTGGCGCTGCAACCAATGGTGGAACCAAAAGTGTCGGTCCCGTGTCTTTACCATCAACGATGTTGTCTGTCCGCTTAACCGATTCCACACGCACGAGGAGATTGTGCGCCGAAAGAAGCGAGTGCGCCGCGTGCCACCGGTGGAGACGATTGCCAAGGTGGTTGCTACAACCCCGAGGCAACCGCAGCCGCAACAGCCaacccagcaacaacaagagatTCAGATGACCAGCGATGCAATTGCTGGAGCAATACTGGACGACGAATCCCCAGCCACAATCGATGTCAGCGAGCTGGGGATGCACCTGAAATACGAAGAAATCGTAGCGGATGTCACGGGAATTGTGGGAGCCACGCGAGTGGTCAGCCGCAGGAAGTGA